In Photobacterium sp. TLY01, the following proteins share a genomic window:
- the rbsB gene encoding ribose ABC transporter substrate-binding protein RbsB, which translates to MKKLATLISAALLTSTVSVSAQAQDTLAIVVSTLNNPFFVTMKDGAESKAKELGYDLIVLDSQNDPSKELSNVEDLTVRGVKAILINPTDSDAVSNAIRMANRSDIPVLTLDRGASRGEVISHIASDNVAGGEMAGKYIMEKVGEQAKVIQLEGIAGTSAARERGEGFMKAVKGSQMDLLASQPADFDRTKGLNVMENLLAANPDVQAVFAQNDEMALGALRAVQASGKQVMIVGFDGTDDGIAAVNRGKLAATIAQQPDQIGALGVETAVKVLKGESVEKYIPVPLKVVAKQ; encoded by the coding sequence ATGAAAAAACTGGCAACGTTAATCTCTGCTGCACTGCTGACCTCCACCGTTTCTGTGTCTGCACAGGCGCAGGACACACTGGCGATTGTGGTCTCCACGCTGAACAATCCTTTCTTCGTGACCATGAAAGACGGTGCGGAATCCAAAGCAAAAGAGCTGGGTTACGACCTGATCGTACTGGATTCGCAAAATGACCCGAGTAAAGAGCTGTCGAATGTGGAAGATCTGACAGTTCGCGGTGTGAAGGCGATTCTGATCAACCCGACGGATTCGGATGCCGTATCAAATGCGATTCGCATGGCAAATCGCTCTGATATTCCGGTTCTGACCTTGGACCGGGGTGCCAGCCGGGGTGAGGTGATCAGTCATATTGCGTCTGATAACGTTGCCGGTGGTGAAATGGCAGGCAAGTACATCATGGAAAAAGTCGGTGAGCAGGCCAAAGTCATTCAGCTGGAAGGCATTGCCGGCACTTCGGCGGCCCGCGAGCGGGGCGAAGGCTTTATGAAAGCGGTGAAGGGCAGTCAGATGGATCTGCTGGCCAGCCAGCCTGCTGATTTCGACCGCACCAAAGGTCTGAACGTGATGGAAAATCTGCTGGCGGCAAACCCGGATGTACAGGCTGTGTTTGCGCAGAATGATGAAATGGCTCTGGGTGCGCTGCGCGCCGTTCAGGCGTCTGGCAAGCAAGTCATGATTGTCGGATTTGACGGCACAGACGACGGCATTGCTGCGGTGAACCGCGGTAAGCTGGCGGCGACGATTGCACAGCAGCCGGATCAAATCGGTGCGCTGGGCGTGGAAACCGCGGTGAAAGTGCTGAAAGGTGAGTCGGTGGAAAAATACATACCTGTACCGCTGAAAGTGGTTGCGAAGCAGTAA
- the rbsK gene encoding ribokinase produces the protein MNKLVVLGSVNADHVLRVPAFPRPGETLHGRDYQVIPGGKGANQAVAAARLNADIGFIACVGDDAFGIHIRESFKHDGINTSGVKMQPNCPTGIAMIQVADSGENTICLSPEANAQLTAERIEPDLENIRQARFLLMQLETPLEGIERAASEAKAHQTNVILNPAPAREIPDSLLACVDVITPNETEAEVLTGVTVTDNSSAQLAADELHRKGIEIVLITLGAKGVWLSQNGRGQLIPGYRVDAVDTTAAGDTFNGALVTGLLEEMSLESAIRFAHAAAAISVTRFGAQTSIPTRAEVDAFLAERFAIID, from the coding sequence ATGAATAAATTAGTGGTTTTAGGCAGTGTGAATGCGGACCATGTTCTTCGCGTACCTGCTTTTCCCCGTCCGGGTGAAACGCTGCATGGTCGCGATTATCAGGTGATTCCCGGTGGAAAAGGCGCCAATCAGGCGGTTGCGGCAGCGCGGCTGAACGCAGATATCGGCTTTATTGCTTGTGTGGGCGATGATGCATTCGGTATTCATATCCGGGAAAGCTTTAAGCACGATGGGATCAATACCTCTGGCGTCAAGATGCAGCCGAATTGCCCGACCGGTATTGCGATGATTCAGGTGGCAGACAGTGGTGAAAATACGATCTGTCTGTCACCGGAAGCCAATGCGCAGCTGACAGCAGAGCGCATAGAACCTGATTTGGAAAATATTCGTCAGGCGCGTTTTCTGCTGATGCAACTGGAAACACCGCTTGAGGGCATTGAACGGGCAGCGAGTGAAGCAAAAGCCCATCAAACCAATGTCATTTTAAATCCCGCTCCTGCCCGGGAAATACCCGACAGCCTGCTGGCATGTGTAGATGTGATCACCCCGAATGAGACAGAAGCAGAAGTGCTGACCGGAGTGACGGTAACGGATAATTCGTCTGCTCAGCTTGCGGCGGACGAATTGCACCGCAAGGGCATCGAAATCGTGCTGATTACGCTGGGTGCAAAAGGTGTCTGGCTGAGCCAGAATGGACGGGGTCAGCTCATTCCCGGGTACAGAGTCGATGCCGTGGATACCACGGCGGCAGGTGATACCTTTAACGGCGCGCTGGTGACTGGTTTACTGGAAGAAATGTCTTTAGAATCAGCCATTCGGTTTGCACATGCCGCTGCTGCTATCTCCGTCACCCGCTTTGGTGCCCAGACG